One window from the genome of Eublepharis macularius isolate TG4126 chromosome 15, MPM_Emac_v1.0, whole genome shotgun sequence encodes:
- the LOC129342997 gene encoding prolactin-releasing peptide receptor-like translates to MESNHTPPRNWSLPEDAFVGLQLLLQFKPLFVPLYCLLVVVACLGNSFLVLCIVADQKLHNATNFFLGNLSVGDLLMCLTCVPLTVSYAFEHRGWLFGPVMCHSVVLLQATTVYVSVLSLTAIAVDRYVVVAYPVRRRMALRYCGLVVAAIWMVSLALAVPPALYSTYLDLSSTGHELFICEELWDRMETQRLAYSCAMLFISYMVPLLAVTVSYCSISVHLHRRGIPGLADPNRGQWNRQKRKIFLLLVVSVLAFAFCWMPLQVLNLVRDLDPNFSILSKRYINVAQVSCHFAAMTSACYNPFIYASLHRKFRAHLRGYFCCKKGKRGKTPSSKPIRASSCNTFAHDTTAV, encoded by the coding sequence ATGGAGTCCAACCACACTCCTCCAAGGAACTGGAGCCTCCCCGAGGATGCTTTTGTCGGGCTTCAGCTCCTGTTGCAGTTCAAGCCACTCTTTGTCCCTCTCTACtgcctcctggtggtggtggcatgCCTGGGCAACTCCTTCTTGGTGCTCTGCATCGTGGCTGACCAGAAGCTCCACAATGCCACCAACTTCTTCTTGGGCAACCTGTCGGTGGGCGACCTGCTCATGTGCTTGACCTGCGTGCCTCTGACCGTCTCCTATGCTTTTGAGCACCGAGGCTGGCTCTTCGGGCCCGTCATGTGCCACAGCGTggttctcctgcaggccaccACCGTCTATGTCTCCGTCCTTTCGCTCACAGCCATTGCTGTGGACCGATATGTGGTGGTGGCCTACCCGGTGCGGAGGCGCATGGCCCTGCGCTACTGTGGCCTGGTGGTGGCAGCCATCTGGATGGTGTCTCTGGCCTTGGCAGTCCCACCCGCACTTTATTCGACCTACCTGGACCTCAGCAGCACTGGCCACGAGCTCTTCATCTGTGAGGAACTCTGGGACCGAATGGAGACGCAGCGGCTAGCCTACTCATGCGCCATGCTCTTCATCAGCTACATGGTTCCTCTCTTGGCTGTCACGGTCTCATACTGCTCCATCTCGGTCCACCTCCACCGTCGGGGCATTCCTGGCTTGGCTGACCCCAACCGGGGTCAATGGAACAGGCAGAAACGCAAGATCTTTCTCCTTCTGGTGGTCTCTGTCTTGGCGTTCGCCTTTTGCTGGATGCCTCTGCAAGTCCTCAACCTTGTCCGAGACCTGGACCCCAATTTCTCCATCCTGAGCAAGAGGTACATCAACGTGGCCCAAGTCTCCTGCCACTTTGCCGCCATGACCTCAGCTTGCTACAACCCATTCATCTACGCCTCTCTCCATCGCAAGTTCAGGGCCCACCTGCGGGGCTATTTCTGCTGCAAGAAGGGCAAACGAGGCAAGACGCCCTCTTCCAAGCCAATCCGTGCCAGCTCATGCAATACCTTTGCCCATGACACAACCGCAGTGTGA